In Oncorhynchus gorbuscha isolate QuinsamMale2020 ecotype Even-year linkage group LG26, OgorEven_v1.0, whole genome shotgun sequence, the DNA window GGATGAACGTTTTTGTGAAATATTTACACAGAAATCCTACATAAGTCACATTTTCTCTTAAACCAGTTGTTTTTAATCATCTCGAGACAACCACAGGAAGACATTTCAATTGGCCATATCAGACCACAGCCGCCATTAAGACGTTAGTGGTGCGCCCTAGTGGCTGTCAGGTGTAGCTGCACCCCGTTTTATATAACGTCATAATACTGTACATAACATTCAGCAGACAAATGTATCCAAAGTGTGCATACATAGTCCGTGCATACACTTTCATATGAGTGGCCCCAGTGAGAATCAAACCCATTATCCTGACGGGggatcatgctctaccaactgagccgcACAGGACTAGCGTGTTTTGTGTGTCAACCTGGAAGTCGTGGTCGGAGAGGTATATCTCCAGGCGCTGGGGGTCCACTCCCTCTGGCAGAGGGGTCTGCAGCAGCTCCTCTAGGGGGTACTGGGTCTTACTGAGCTGGGCCAGGGCGTCCTGCACCAAGGTCAGCTTGACCCGCCCGGCCTCCCCCTGAACAACATCGTTCACAAGTCAGCATATCTAAATCCAAAACATACCTGGCTTTGAAAGACAAAAGACCGTGGTGTTGCTATGACACAGCAGTCTTTACCCAACCAGATCATACTGAACTGGGTTTACTGCTGTTGTGAAGTTATTACCGATGATGCTACTGATGCGTACGGATGCTATTATTGATAATGATAGTGATTGTGAGGAGGAGGACGAATAGTCCTCTTTTCCTGTACCTGCGTGGTGGGTGTGGGTCTCTTCTCCCAGCGAGGGAAAACGTTGGTGAAGGTGAGGGGTTCGGCTCCGTCCTGGATGAGGTAGGCCTGAAGGGGGCGCCTTGGGTTCCTCTCTGAAACAACACACCGCAAACCATCAGAGAACCACAGAACAACTTAGCCCCTAACTACAGCATATCCCCAACACACTCCTGATAACGACCAACAACCATCTAAACACCTCAGATTAAAAGATGGACCTCGAAGCCACTTCCTCTACTTATTCCTCCCCTCTAATCAAGGACTGATTTGGACCTAGgataccaggtgggtgcaattaccAGCAGTACTCTGGAACTCGTGGGGTAAGATATATATACCCCTGATCTAAACCATCAACTATTATATCAGCTGCCTTGCTTTGTCTACTGGCTCTCACCTTTGCAGTACTGGAGCACTGTCTGCATGGCACACCTCCTCTCGTTAGCCCAGCGGATACAGGCTGAGCCAGCGGTCTCACTGTCCTCAGGCTCACCTGCCTGCCACAGATACAGCTCCATACAGTTATCCAGAAGGAACAGGGCTGGGGAGGGATTagagaaagagagttagagataactggtcctgagttcacaaacctgttctactaacacactgaagcctcagtcagGACCGGAACATCCGatcaatcagaataaaacaaATTACAACATAGTCAAAAAAAAACTGGCCCTAAATCGTCAGTACACCgtggctaactatttgaccatggttactgatcaaaaccttagaaaaaccttgacagagtacaggctcagtgagcacagccttgtcATTGTAAAAGGTAGACACaggaaacctggctccctgtagaggaaaggctatgcaaccactgcaccacagcagaacctgagaagGAGATGCATTTCCTGACAAGATGTTTagaaaaaatgtaaaacaattaGAGTGTAATTGCCCCAAATTtaaaacccttattcaaggtttcaaagacctctctgatgagaatagGCTACATGTCCTGTTGGGCGAGGACGcggagagctgtgggttggcagcgcactacattgctgcctgcaaTAAGATGAGGGAccgtgtctgacagaccaatcaatcTGCACATGTCCTCAACTGTCTGCTTATTtttattgttgaatgtatggttattttgacccttggttattgttgttactgttgtcccgttgacaactTTGATTCTTATTATTTTAATATTGAAAATATCCTAAATACattttggcaatatgtacattgttacgtcatgccaataaagcaaattgaattagagagagagagagagagagcgagagagcgagagagcgagagagagagagagagagagagagagagagggaggggagggggagcgttagagagagagagagagagggaggggagggggagcgttagagagagacagagtgagggagggaggggccagagagagagagttagagagtgatagagagagagttagagagagagagaggggagggggagcattagagagagacagagtgagagagggagggagggaaaggccagagagagagagttagagagtgatagagagaggggagagggagcgttagagagagacagagagagagagttagagagtgatagagagagacagagagagagagttagagagtgatagagagagacagagagagagagagggggagagagagagagaggggcagagaaacaGTGAGAAAGGGAAAGAAAAGGAGGGATACTAGGTGAGTGTTTTGTACTTCAAGTCCCTGTGATAAAAAAGTTTTGTTTATGAGTGCCTGAGTGCATACATGTGTGTTTGGGCATTGAGCAGACACTCACCTGGCTGTGGCACAAAGTACAGGCTCTCCTGGACAAAGGGCATCGCCATGACAACCCCTGGCAACCGGGCAGGGCTCTGCAGCTCCTCCCCCTGGAAGGTTCCGGAATGGGTGCTCAGATGGAAGAGGCGTGGCGTGAAGATATACTTCCCTGGATCTGAGCGATAACAACCCACAGCATCTCATCACATCAACCTCTCAAACTTTCAGCACTTAGAGAAGTTCAGCTTCTTTATACCTTCTTCATTAGTCATTTGTGTGTTCATTGTCCAAACAGAAATgacaagattatgttataattcTGTAATTGCATCAAAGGGTTGTTTAATGCAACAGAATAAGGGGTTGTTAGAACtctcatctgtgtgtgttctactgaggatgggcctctggaagatttacgatgtctttgggtgataccgcattccagagcatgagttaatgtttctgttctataagTTACCAGGGAGAGATGACCCCAGGGACAGACCCTGGTCTCTACAGAATGAGATATTGTCTGCTGTGAATTCTAAGTATATTTCATACTagtcttaaccttgtgacccattccatacatctgttgtttgtcatgtagCCTGAagggggtgtatcttggctataaaaagACCTTTGTACTTTTGTCTCTAGGCTCTCAACGAATCATCTGAGGGTGATTCGTCAACTAGTCATCATTAACGTAGAGCACTCAATCGATTcactttatatgtgtgtgttgtattgacctGCTCTCTTACTAATAAGTGAATTAAGACTTAGTTTAAGTACAACTCTtacttgtgtgataagtttgtctctcctcatttgatagcAAAGAAATGAACTACCACATCATTTAAAAAGAAGACATTTGGGCTGGGATATCTGTTCAGGTTATTCTGAACTTTCAGGTATTCCGTTAAATACAGTGCCGTGAAAAGGTATTTGCCCCATTGGTCATTTTCTCTACTTTTGCATATTTATTGCATATTATATTATTGAATGTAATTAATCTCCGTATCAGAGCTGAAGCGCAGATGAgctatgcagcaagacaatgatccaaaacacacaatcaagtctacatgaaaatggcctagtccagacctaatcccaattgagatgttgtggcaggacttgaaatgagcagttcgtgcttgaaaacccacaaatgttgctgAGTTACCGCATAGAAGAGCGGGCCAAAgttcctccacagcgatgtgagagactgttccacaactacaggaagcgtttggttggagtcattgtaGCTAAATGTGGCaaaaccagttattgagtgtaaagggtcattactttttcacacaggggcattgggtgttgcataactttgttcatGAAATAAATGAAGTAAGTATGTCATTGTTGTgctatttgttcactcaggttccctttatctaatattaggttttggttgaagttCTGATGACATTCAGTATAaaaaaaatatgcaaaagtagagACAATTAGAAAAAGGGAAAATACTTTTTCACGGCACTGTCTGACAAGGTGTGTtttctacaggtatgaacaggagCTGAGAGGTGTGTACCTTGTAGCATGCAGTCATAGGCCTTCCTGTCCTGCTGCCCAATAGCGATCCCAAACTCGACAGGCTCCGCCCCTTCCTCCACTTCCTGCACCCTCAAAGGGCTTTCACTGCTGAGGCCCAGTTCAGGAGGGCacctaaacacacagacagcagaAAGCACACATACCCACATATTAATACTGTTTGCATTCCAACAAATGAATACACACAGAAGCACAGGAACACATCCATGAAGTGAGACTTACATCTGAGTGAGTCGCTCCACAGCCCTCTTGCCTGCCTCCCGGGAGCTGGCGTGGACTTTACAGCCATGCCACAGGTAGAGCGCCCCCTGTTGACTGTTGAGCAGTATGAGAGAACCTCGGGAGCGCAGGCTGCCACAGCGACAGTCCACCTCCAACAGACTGGCCTCCTCAGGCAGCTCCCCACGCACACAGAACAGACGCCAGACTCCTACAGGACATAGTGAGATTGCAGTTAGGAACACAGGTCTACACagaacacatagacacacaacCGGACACACACCCCACCTAAATTAGAGGAGGTAAAGCCAAGGTAATATCCCACCTGTGTTGTTGGTGGTGTCCGCTCGGCAGCCTTTGTGGATGACCAGACCTCCCTGGAAAAGCTGAAGGAAACATGGAGGCTCCTGCCCCTGAGGCACCATCAccttcaacaggacaacaacaacaacacaggtagaaacatcagtcaacGAGCCTACTGTACTCAACAACCAAAGGCATCCTTCTCAGCAATAACACTGGTTTAAACGCAGGCCTCTGAAATGCTAGGCAGGTTTAACGATAGACATCCTATAATTTGCATGTCCTATATGTGATTCTATGGTTTTAACTGAGGCTATGGGTGGTTTAAGAGGGTAGATGGAAGAACCACCCACCTGTGTTCCCTCATGACTCCTGAGGGCAGACGCGCCTCGCCCATTGATACTGGAGTGCCGGCCCTGCCAGATGAAGACAGCAGAGCACTCCCTCCCAGGCTCCCCGCTTTGATCCGCTGGGCTGAGAGTATAGGTCCAGCGGACAAGGTATGTGTCTCCTTCATGCAGCTGCCCTGGGCTCTCCAGCTGGGCCTCGCTGTCCTCAAACTCCTGAATGTGCCAGGTATCCACGGCAACAGTGTTCAGCTCCACCTGCCGCCCGTCCTCCAGGTGTACAATACCATGCCCCCTCTGAACGTCCACCCCCCCCAGGACTGTAGGGACCGCCCCGTCCCCTGGCACCGCCACCCCCTGCCCTGCCACCAGTGCCTTGGcatcacacgcacacagagacacacactctaacTGCTGCTGGGGCTGCTGGAGCAGGGGACTCTGCTGGGGCCACACTGGCATGGCAGTctgcacagagagacacagtagagagaggaagggagaggagaaatacgGTCAAAGAAGATCAGGCATCTTTCTCACAGTCACTCTGAATCTGTACAGGATGGGTCCTATTTGGCTTTGAGTCATGTGTTTCGCACATTGACTCGggaccggtaacccctgtatatagcctcgttattagtattttattgttacttttgtttatttagtcaatattttcttaaccttTTTTCCTTACAAGGTCATGTTGGTTAAAGGGCtgataagtaagcatttcacggtaaggtctacagctgttgtattcagcgcatgtgacaaatacaatttgatttgaattgatctTTCTCTCACTAACCTGTGCCTCCTCCACCACCATTGCAGCGGTCTCCTCCTTATCTCCAGACCAGTCCAGAAACTTCTCCCTGAAGAGGGCTGTCTCCTTGTGCTCAGAGACACAGCCAAACAGAGCCCAGCCGGGCCGTCTTTCACCTTGCCTGTACACAAATCACACACATAATGTATCAATGAATACAACAGTATGTATTTAAATTAGGTATTTTACTATGTAAGCACATGTGTGGTGTGTACCTACGGCTGTATGCTGGGGTTGCAGTGTGTGGGGTCCAGTGGGTTGACCCTACAGTTGCTGTAGTCGTAGGGACCACCCCACACCTGCTGGGCCAGCTGTACAGTCACATTCCTGTCGCCAGGGACAACATCCTTCCCATGCCACAGGTACACCTCGCTGCCAAAGTCAAACACCAGGGCCTGGTAGAGAGACAGGGTAacaaacagaggcagagagagaggcagagacaaagagagacagaggcagagagagagagaactattcAGAGATcagatacattacatttaagtcatttagcagacgctctatctGTAGTGTTGAAAATCACACAAAAGTTGATAGATGGCATTCCAGTTTATAATCTTTGTATTGAGTTAAAAACCCATTGATTTATATGTAGCACCAAGGCAGCAATGGATGAGAagccacagaaacacacaggggGATCCAAGGAGGGACTGACCTCAGTGGGTCCCAGTAGGGAGACAGTGGGGATGGCTGCCCAGGCCTGCTCATGGGGTACTAGTCTGTTCTCCACCAGCCTGTACAAACAGTTAGACTCCACCACCCCACTCTCATACAGCTCATCCTCTTCTGGGGCTCCCGCTCCTACAGgggacacacacatatacaatcacacatacagtacacaaagACAGACGCAAATGGTCACTTACTGGTGTCTTGCATACTTACTTTCTTGGTTTCTTACttgctgactgattgactgacttagttttactgactgactgactgactgactgactgactgactcaatttactgactgactgatttagtTTACTGACTTACTGAGTATCTTAGTTTACTGACTGACTTAGtttactaactgactgactgactgacttaatTACTTAGtttacttcctgactgatttagtttactgacttactgactgaatTACTGACTGACTTAGtttacttactgactgactgacttagtttacttactgactgactgactttatTAGTTAGTTTactgactgaatggctgactTAATTACTTAGTTTACTGACTGACTTAGTTTACTGACTTACTTAGtttacttactgactgactgactttatTAGTTAGtttactgactgaatgactgacttaATTACTTAGtttactgactaactgactaactgaatTTACTGACTGAGTGACttagtttactgactgactgacttacttGATTACTTAGtttacttactgactgactgatttagtTTACTGACTTACTGAGTGTCTTAGtttactgacttactgactgacttaGTTTACTAACTTACTGACTTACTTGGTTAACTTACTGACTGATTTAGTTTACTGACTTACAGTCTTAGTTTACTAACTGTCTTAGTTTACTGACTTAGTTTACTGACTGACTTAGtttacttactgactgactgacttactgaGTGACTTagtttacttacttactgacttaCTTACCTAAAAGGCTGTTCTGGTTGTTTTAATAGGATTTTCACATAGTTTGTACAGTTCTTATGGTTTTGTCTACTGAGTGACAGAGTGGTTGGTGACTAGTTCTAGTCCGACCTCCGTATTGTGTCTTTCCTCCCAGAAGGTTCCAGAAGTCAGAGGCCAGGCTGTTGTCAGTATTGACCCCCTCCTCTAGGTGGATGACCCCACAGGCCCGGCAGCCCAGATCCCCCTGGGTCTGGATCAATGATGCCAGCTCTGACGCCTGGACAGAGACAGCAGAAGACAGGGAAACATCATCACCAGTTATAACTGGCAACAATCAGTGGCTTCACATTGtgtttaaatgtaaaatgtacttCAATGGTATTATTCAAAAACCATATATGGTTTGAATTACAGACGAATAAGAGGCCCAACGGGAATCCCTCATGAACAATACAAGCCAGGGATCTAGTTAGTCAAGGAATAGAGAGTAGACAGTCAGCATGTGATACAATGTGTGTGTCGCGTCGAAGTCGTACCTTGGCTTTCTCTGCTGTGTTGGCGAACTCTCCGCTCCAGAGGATGCAGTGAGTGGGTGTGACCAGCAGGAAGCAGTCTCCACTGTTCAGAGACCTGGTTGTGGGCTCCACTAGACGCACTTGCACATGATGCCAACCTGGCACCGTAGGGAACACACGCACATGTTGATTAGAGAGTTTGTATCCACACACATATCCACATATGCACACTCATAAACGTAATCATATGCAcatccacgcacacacacacacacacactatctgtaCCGACCTTTGATGTGAATGAGCATGAGGTTGCTGATGGGCAGGTTGTTGTTGTTCGTCATTGACTCTGTGGAAGTGACAACACGCAGATCGACATTACTGAAGTCCTCTGTACTGGCCAGACCTGCTAGAGTTGAGTCAGCCATGTTGGAATTCTTGGCCACTGAGGGGTAGGACAGACATGGGACAGAGAgatcagagatgggaaagtcaGAAACAGTATATAAGCAGATtgaaaaagaaaagagagagagagagcgagagagagagagtgagagagagagagagagagagtgaaaaatatagagagaaagagagatatctCTCTGGTATATGTTAACGTCACTCACTCTTCTCCACTTGTGTCCTGTTAGTGTTCATGGTAGCCATGGTGACTCTCTCTCCCATGAAGTCCTGTCTGATGTCATCGCGGGCCGCCAGAGCACGCAGAGGGTTCCGGGAGCCCTGGGTCCTACGGGACGGACGCACCGACCGCCTGTGCTGCGCTACTTCTGATGTCAGcctgtgcgcgcacacacacgcacgcacacacacacacacacacacacacacacacacacacacacacacacacacacacacacacacacacacacacacacacacacacacacacacacacacacacacacacacacacacacacacacacacaccacaaagagGCATTAAGACACAAACACCCACAATGAAGACAATCCTACAACTAGATAGAAGTGTAcatgtaaacacaaacacacagccacacacacacaccctcctcccacacacacacacacacacacacacacacacacacacacacacacacacacacaaacaaacaaacaaactcacATGGGTGTGTTGGTCTGGCAGAGGGCACTGAGGTCCTGTTCCGGGTCAGTTCCATTGGCAGCACCAGCCCCAGCAGCGAGGGCAGAGGGTGAGGGGGGCAACACCTCCCTGTAGAAACCACCACACGTCTCCCGGTCATCAGGGGTCATGACCTCCTTCACCCTCCCTGAGGTCACCTCCAGGGGCGTGTCCTGGGGAGTGGCTGGGGGAGGAGAAGGGTAAAACATGGAAAGTTACAGGTTTTCCTCTTCATTAGGATGTTCAAAGCATCACTGAGAAAAACACAGGAAGTTAGACAATAAATAGACACTAGCGGTTAGACAACTCTTAATCTGAGGTTTGGACAAATCATCGTACTATTCAGCCTGTCCACAATGGAATCCAGTTTGTCCAGCTTTGTGTCCTCTTCCACATCCAACCCAGGGTGACTGGAGATCTCTGttgagaggagaaccagaggtcAGGGAGGAGGATCTACAATCACAAACCAGACACAAACATCTTTTCTCTTTTGTGGATGGGTTATTTTTACCTTCACATGGGCATGCTGTTGCTGTGGCTCCTGTGGAGGGTCTCTTAGTGTGAGATGGATGGGTCTCGTGTATGTCCGATACAGGGGACACCAAACCTGCAATGGGACAATCCCACACAGGTCTGagtgagggaaagaaagagagaacgagagagagagagagagagagagagagaaagaaaaaaaggagaaagagaaagagggaaacctTTACCTCTCTTTGCCATGCGTCCGGCCACAGTGTACTGGGCTGAGCCGTTGGCGGCCCCTCTCCCTCTGGCCTTCCACTGCTCCTCGCTCTCCTGTAGGGTTCTCATGCGCTCAGCCACCGACGCCTGTGGCAGCTCCTCCTCTTCTACTGGTCTAGCGTGCTGCATGGGCAGAGACAGGGATCAGCGACTGTACAGTGACACctaccagtatgtgtgtgtgtggctttgcgtgtgtgtgtggctttgcgtgtgtgtgtgtgtgtgtgtgtgtgtgtgtgtgtgtgtgtgtgtgtgtgtgtgtgtgtgtgtgtgtgtgtgtgtgtgtgtgtgtgtgtgtgtgtgtgtgtgtgtgtgtgtgtgtgtgtgtgtgtgtgtgggtcaccTTCTGTCTCCATTGCGGCGGCTGAGAGAGGGTCTGGGTAGGAGAGGAGACCTCCTGGGCCTCATAGGAAGAGCTGGTCTGAGGAGGGAGAACAAAAAACGGACATGTGAAGGGGAACTACGTCAACATGTTTCACTGCAGTCTCAACACAACGCAAATCACAGCACTCCAGCAAGTACATTTAAATGGAATATTGAGGAGCAATGGCGTGCGATGGACACACTTCACACTCACGCACCTGAACAGGTGcttgcacacacactcacctgatTGTAACACATGACATATTGAGGTGTACTGTTCGAATagacagaggaaaagacaggatcctggggggggggggataaaggaATAAGCCCAGGATTGGGTAGAACAGAATAGATTTGATATGACTTGGACGAGCAACATAAGTCAACAAACCAGGGTAATAAGTTTGGTTGAAATAACCAAACACAGAGGTTTGTAGGCAAgagggtgcactatgtagggaataggctgccacaGAGCCAGCACT includes these proteins:
- the LOC124016439 gene encoding supervillin-like isoform X2, with the protein product MDTIENPALEPRSERIARYKAEKRRELQERYGNMEELPSKWVRRDGTLMNSDGAPPSTDRILSGGVNGRAGGPEGGRRESNTPLESEPRRVSNGFEADTAADPTYLRRQCSSGSAGMLSAGEPLAPPGPPGPDAAQLQTRVSVGQLRSALLQQTGPGTQPEKVPDSGRAASSLDLAVKPGSEGGRQRTRRYLPGVSGGGRKTNERFRTQPITACEVQESGGLLEEEANAKADVKTDDRAKMSVADKMSLFKELEKTAAPEASSFLKPRSGCATYERRGRRGNGNRSLTQPITCEQVVVATSSTPQPAESGEAQAVQAEAEAVEDDENSKLTMSEKLALFNKLSLPGNQGDATPHAPPERRRQKGARYRTQPITVEEVSLLQKGPIQLPPLRLSPTLADRQREQSVNLRPSEVRQTQPRPGADVEPNTGPDPSQQGLQQRRDSEPGEIKGILRKSPSGGPEWDRDGDTMREGRPQDQNGGGGRGNGVEERRAERHDNVPVPRRERPASSAPWRQRNRNRRETVAVCSPARPSSEQGHTQEERQMYPHGNTTGRDRLSDASREEEEEERGSREDSEISHDAPALNPQCWDPVFSSVYSNSTPQYVMCYNQTSSSYEAQEVSSPTQTLSQPPQWRQKHARPVEEEELPQASVAERMRTLQESEEQWKARGRGAANGSAQYTVAGRMAKRGLVSPVSDIHETHPSHTKRPSTGATATACPCEEISSHPGLDVEEDTKLDKLDSIVDRLNTTPQDTPLEVTSGRVKEVMTPDDRETCGGFYREVLPPSPSALAAGAGAANGTDPEQDLSALCQTNTPMLTSEVAQHRRSVRPSRRTQGSRNPLRALAARDDIRQDFMGERVTMATMNTNRTQVEKMAKNSNMADSTLAGLASTEDFSNVDLRVVTSTESMTNNNNLPISNLMLIHIKGWHHVQVRLVEPTTRSLNSGDCFLLVTPTHCILWSGEFANTAEKAKASELASLIQTQGDLGCRACGVIHLEEGVNTDNSLASDFWNLLGGKTQYGGAGAPEEDELYESGVVESNCLYRLVENRLVPHEQAWAAIPTVSLLGPTEALVFDFGSEVYLWHGKDVVPGDRNVTVQLAQQVWGGPYDYSNCRVNPLDPTHCNPSIQPQGERRPGWALFGCVSEHKETALFREKFLDWSGDKEETAAMVVEEAQTAMPVWPQQSPLLQQPQQQLECVSLCACDAKALVAGQGVAVPGDGAVPTVLGGVDVQRGHGIVHLEDGRQVELNTVAVDTWHIQEFEDSEAQLESPGQLHEGDTYLVRWTYTLSPADQSGEPGRECSAVFIWQGRHSSINGRGASALRSHEGTQVMVPQGQEPPCFLQLFQGGLVIHKGCRADTTNNTGVWRLFCVRGELPEEASLLEVDCRCGSLRSRGSLILLNSQQGALYLWHGCKVHASSREAGKRAVERLTQMCPPELGLSSESPLRVQEVEEGAEPVEFGIAIGQQDRKAYDCMLQDPGKYIFTPRLFHLSTHSGTFQGEELQSPARLPGVVMAMPFVQESLYFVPQPALFLLDNCMELYLWQAGEPEDSETAGSACIRWANERRCAMQTVLQYCKERNPRRPLQAYLIQDGAEPLTFTNVFPRWEKRPTPTTQGEAGRVKLTLVQDALAQLSKTQYPLEELLQTPLPEGVDPQRLEIYLSDHDFQTILEMKRDEYDFLPNWKQISLKKSKGLLKT
- the LOC124016439 gene encoding supervillin-like isoform X10, with amino-acid sequence MYLYQNVEFWNGNNKLLEEEANAKADVKTDDRAKMSVADKMSLFKELEKTAAPEASSFLKPRSGCATYERRGRRGNGNRSLTQPITCEQVVVATSSTPQPAESGEAQAVQAEAEAVEDDENSKLTMSEKLALFNKLSLPGNQGDATPHAPPERRRQKGARYRTQPITVEEVSLLQKGPIQLPPLRLSPTLADRQREQSVNLRPSEVRQTQPRPGADVEPNTGPDPSQQGLQQRRDSEPGEIKGILRKSPSGGPEWDRDGDTMREGRPQDQNGGGGRGNGVEERRAERHDNVPVPRRERPASSAPWRQRNRNRRETVAVCSPARPSSEQGHTQEERQMYPHGNTTGRDRLSDASREEEEEERGSREDSEISHDAPALNPQCWDPVFSSVYSNSTPQYVMCYNQTSSSYEAQEVSSPTQTLSQPPQWRQKHARPVEEEELPQASVAERMRTLQESEEQWKARGRGAANGSAQYTVAGRMAKRGLVSPVSDIHETHPSHTKRPSTGATATACPCEEISSHPGLDVEEDTKLDKLDSIVDRLNTTPQDTPLEVTSGRVKEVMTPDDRETCGGFYREVLPPSPSALAAGAGAANGTDPEQDLSALCQTNTPMLTSEVAQHRRSVRPSRRTQGSRNPLRALAARDDIRQDFMGERVTMATMNTNRTQVEKMAKNSNMADSTLAGLASTEDFSNVDLRVVTSTESMTNNNNLPISNLMLIHIKGWHHVQVRLVEPTTRSLNSGDCFLLVTPTHCILWSGEFANTAEKAKASELASLIQTQGDLGCRACGVIHLEEGVNTDNSLASDFWNLLGGKTQYGGAGAPEEDELYESGVVESNCLYRLVENRLVPHEQAWAAIPTVSLLGPTEALVFDFGSEVYLWHGKDVVPGDRNVTVQLAQQVWGGPYDYSNCRVNPLDPTHCNPSIQPQGERRPGWALFGCVSEHKETALFREKFLDWSGDKEETAAMVVEEAQTAMPVWPQQSPLLQQPQQQLECVSLCACDAKALVAGQGVAVPGDGAVPTVLGGVDVQRGHGIVHLEDGRQVELNTVAVDTWHIQEFEDSEAQLESPGQLHEGDTYLVRWTYTLSPADQSGEPGRECSAVFIWQGRHSSINGRGASALRSHEGTQVMVPQGQEPPCFLQLFQGGLVIHKGCRADTTNNTGVWRLFCVRGELPEEASLLEVDCRCGSLRSRGSLILLNSQQGALYLWHGCKVHASSREAGKRAVERLTQMCPPELGLSSESPLRVQEVEEGAEPVEFGIAIGQQDRKAYDCMLQDPGKYIFTPRLFHLSTHSGTFQGEELQSPARLPGVVMAMPFVQESLYFVPQPALFLLDNCMELYLWQAGEPEDSETAGSACIRWANERRCAMQTVLQYCKERNPRRPLQAYLIQDGAEPLTFTNVFPRWEKRPTPTTQGEAGRVKLTLVQDALAQLSKTQYPLEELLQTPLPEGVDPQRLEIYLSDHDFQTILEMKRDEYDFLPNWKQISLKKSKGLLKT